From Solibacillus sp. FSL W7-1464:
CATAAAAAATAAGCAGCCGAGGAAAGTCTCAACTGCTTATGTCAGTCATTATATCTTGAACTTATCCATTTCCAATACGACTTGTTGTGAATGGCTATCCAATTCCTGAACCGCTTTCGTTAAATCATCGACTACAAGTGTTTGCTCATCTGAAGCATGCGCCAAATGTTTTGCATAGTCGGATGTATCATTTACTAAACGACTCATTTCCTCAGTGGAAGCTAAAATTTGTTCTGCACCTGCCGACATTTGCTCAACAACTGCTGAGTCGTCCTGAATGCGATTGTTGACGTTTAGTACAGAATTTAAAATCTTATCTAAGCGCTGGCCAATTTCACCTACCGCCATCGTTCCTTCTTTTACATCTGTTGTCGTCATATCAATTTCAACAAGCAAACGATCCGTAATATGCGAGAATTTTTGAAGATGACCTGAAATTTCCTCCGCAGATGTACGGGACATTTCAGCCAGTTTCTTCACTTCATCTGCTACAACCGCGAATCCTTTTCCGGCTTCCCCTGCACGTGCCGCTTCAATCGCTGCATTAAGTGCCAGTAAGTTCGTCTGATCCGAAATATTCGTTATGACTGTCACCATTTCTTTAATAGAGTGGAAATTCTCTCCCATTTCTTTCACCAGCGTAGCCGTATTTTCCACCGATTTTTCTACCCCTTGAATCTGGTAAACTACCTTAACGGAACTTTGTGCACCATCTTCAACAAGATTTGTCATGTCTGAAGAAATTTCAGCAATCTCATTGAATGTATCGGCCAGTTTCTGAATACCGATTGCCATTTCATTCATCGCAGCATTTACTTCATTATTGCTTACTTGCTGTAATGACCCGCTGTGTGAAATCGTGGTGATATTTTCCACCATTTTTTCATTTGATGTATTCACACGTTCTGTAGATGTTTCGATTAGATCCACTACTTCTCCGAGCCCATCTGTACGTTCCTTCAACACTTTGAATGTGGCTGATAACTCGACAAGCGAGCTTTGGAAATTTTTTGCGAATGCTGTTATCTCATTATTCGTTTTAAAATTCAGCTTGTCTAATATAGCCTGTGACTCAACAATATCACCTGAAGCCAGATTTTCCGCCGCCTTATTCAATGTTTGTAATGGCGATAATGCTCGACGGATATAAGTATAAATACCGAGTAAAGCTACTATAAAAATAATAATGAAAATGAGCGCAATAATCGGGACAATCTCTTTTGCTACATTCTTTGTTAAAGAAGCAACATACGATGCATCGATATCAACACCTAAATAGGCAATCGTTTCCCCTGCATCATTTTCAACCGGAACAATGCCGGTAATATATTCACCGAAATCACTGCTTAAAAGGTCTGTTGCAAATCGACCGTCTTCAATAACCCGCTCAATATGTTCGTACTTTGTAGAAGACGATGGGTCACCAAGCACCCCGGCGTTTTCAGTATCATCTGCTGGCATGCCATCAACTAAAAAGGTAACTTCCCCGTTTTCTTCCGGTACAAAATAGGTATAGGCATACATGACACCATTGTATTCGCGTAATTCATTTAACTGTTCGCGCAATTCCCAATATGTTGCATTTTCTTCTGGTTCTTCAATAAGCTGCTCATACTTTTCTACATCTATGTAATTTAAAATATTACTTGCTACTTCAATCGTACGTTCTTTCACAGATGACTGGACTGAACGCGCTGAATTAAATTGAAGCATAATAACTGTTAATAGCAAAATAATGGAAAATATAATGCCGATCATCAATATAATTCTACTACCTAATTTGTCCATTCTTTTCATAGCCTATTTTGTCTCCTAATATAATATTTGATTGTTAAATTTATTTTGAATTAAAGGTTAATTAAATGCAATGTCTTTTAGTGAATCCTATATATTATTAATGAATAATAAGAATATAGCACTACTCAATTCCCGTTAGTTTCCAATGGAAATTGCAGGCACAAAAAAGCCCGAAGAATTAATCTTCGGGCCGCTTTTTTTATTCGCCTAAATCAGCATTGTGGTATACGCGTTGCACGTCTTCCAAATCTTCCAATGCATCAATCATTTTTTCGAACTTCACTAGATCATCACCGGCTAAAGCAACATCTGTCATTGGCAGCATCGTTAACTCCGCTACAGTAAATTCTTCGATGCCTGCTTCTTTAAATGCTTCTTGTGTGGCATGGAATTGTTCCGGCTCAACATAAACGATAATTGTGCCTTCTTCGTCCATAATGTCACGCATATCCAGATCGGCTTCCATTAAAATTTCAAGAATTTCATCTTCTGATTTTCCTTCAATTCCGAAAACAGCTGTATTTTGGAACATATGCGCCGCTGAACCGGAAACACCCATGTTACCGCCATTTTTACCGAACGCTGCACGTACTTCAGAAGCTGTACGGTTTACGTTGTTTGTTAATGCATCAACGATTACCATTGTACCTGCTACACCGAATCCTTCGTAGCGTAACTCGTCGAATTGCTCATCGCCGCCGCCTTTTGCTTTGTCGATTGCTTTTTCAATAATGTGTTTTGGTACAGAGTAAGTTTTCGCACGTTCTAAAACTGTTTTCAGCGCACGGTTAGATTCCGGATTTGGTTCACCTGATTTTGCCGCCACGTAAATTTCACGACCGAATTTAGCATAAATACGACTATTTGCTGCGTCTTTCCCAGCCTTTTTATCTTTAATGTTATTCCACTTACGACCCATTTTATTCACTCTCTTTCATACTCTATTAGTAACGTTATTTAAAAACGAAAAAATATATTTAACTTATTTATTATACATAAACTTGAAATAATTTTAAATTACTCTGCATAAAAAAATGTAAAAACCTATAGCATTTTTTCTATGCTATAGGTCTCGTTTATAATTGTGAAGCTTCTAAGCTAAATGTATCGCCGCCTTGCAGTGTTCCGGCATTATAACCTTTTTTGAACCAGCGCATCCGCTGCTCGCTTGTACCATGTGTAAAGCTTTCCGGAACGACATAGCCTTGCGCTTCCATCTGCAGTGTATCGTCGCCAATGGCATTTGCTGCAGTTAAAGCCTCCTCGAAGTCGCCTTCCTCCAAATAGCCTTTGTCCTGGACATGGTGTGCCCACACACCGGAGTAATAGTCCGCCTGCAGTTCCAGACGCTTCACCGCTTCATTGTACTCGGCTTGCGATACTTTGCCGTTTAAGGCATGTACTTGTTCGGACGTGCCCAATAATGTTTGGACATGGTGCCCGACTTCATGTGCGACCACATATGCCATGGCAAAATCACCCGGTGCATCAAACCGGTTTTTTAACTCTTTATAGAAACTTAAGTCAATATAAAGCTTATAGTCTGCCGGACAGTAAAATGGTCCAACCGCAGCACTTTGCATCCCGCATCCGGAGCTTACACTATCCGTAAATAATACGAGCGTCGGATTTTCGTAGGTCAGCCCATTATCGGCAAACAATTGTTGCCATATATCCTCTGTATCCGCCAGTACTACAGAAACGAATTCCGCCAGTTCCTCTTCTTCGGCGGTCGGTTCATAGTTTTCGGACGTTGCACCATTTTGCGTAATACTCTTTGATACTTCCGAAACAACATCCCCTGCATCGCCGCCATTGAGCAATGTAAAAATAATGGCAATAATAATCCCGACTCCACCAAGACCTCCGCCGATTTTCCCGGCACTCATCCCCCGACGATCTTCCACGTTACTGCTTTTTCGTCTCCCCTTCACATCCATAGCTATTCCCTCCATACGAATCTTTGCATACTTTGACATATAATTACCCTCAACAATGCTACTTATAACAGGCTGTCGTAAATAACATTAGCTAACAAACAAAAGAATAATAAAAAAAGCGAAGCGGATGAAGTCCACTTCGCTTTTCCTTATAAATCCGCTTCAATTTTTTCCAGCAATGCCTCGCAGCCTTCCAAGCATAGATCGTACGTTTCCTGGAAATCTCCCGTATACCAAGGATCCGGTACATCTTTTTTATGTGTCGTCAGATCAAGGAAGCGGAACACTTTTGCATCTGCTTCGGCACGGAGCATTTCCATCGTATTTTTCACATTGCTTTCATCCATACACACAATATAGTCAAAGCTGTCTAAATCGGAGGTACATAATTGTCTTGCAAGCATGCCTGTTGTCACAATACCGTATTCCTGTAATTTCGCCGTCGTCCCTTTATGCGGGGGTTCTCCAATATGGTAATTGCTCGTGCCGGCTGAGTCGACTGCAATTTTATCCGTCAAACCGCGTTTAGCGATTAAATCACGCATAACGGCCTCCGCCATAGGAGAACGGCAAATATTGCCCAAACATACGAATAGTATTTGCTTCATCTTTTCTTTCACTCCTAATAAAGAAGCCGCACGAAGATTTTCGCGCAGCTCCTATTATTTTATTTCCGGATGCATTTCTTTTAAATGTGCTGTCAATCGGTTCAGTTCATCTTCCAAAAATTGAACGGATTGTTCACGGCCTTCTTTTCCGGCGCCAACCGTAAATGGCTTACCGTAAATCAAATAGCCTTTTTGACGTTTAAATACACCTTTTGCATCTTTAGGACCAATATAAGCAGCCGGTAAAATCTCTGTCTTCGCCAGTTGGGCAATCGTCACTGCTCCGGCTTTTAATTCCGAGTTTTCAGAGCTCCTTGTTCCACTCGGGAAGATTCCGACTACTTTTCCTTCTTTAATAAGCTGACGAGGAATTTTAATAACACTTGGTCCCGGATTGTCACGATCCACCGGGAATGCATTTAGTCTCGTAATAAGCCAGCCTAATCCTTTCACATCAAATAGTTGTTTCTTAGCCATAAAATGTACTTCTTTTGGCAGCATCGAAATCCCAAGGTTTAAAATATCGATATAGCCATTATGTGTACAGGCAACAACAAAGCCGCCTTCTTTCGGTATATTTTCTTTCCCGTATACCTTTGCCTTTGACCCGTTGACCCCTAAAATTCCATATACAACTCTTGCAATAAATTTATACACGTTTCATTCCTACCTTATCGTTAATCTCACTTCATTTTAATTGAAAGTCGTAACTACGTTCAATTACTGTTGCTTGACCGTAGTTCCTGCAATTTGCTCGATTAATGGAGTCAGCCAATCTTCAAGCTGGCTGAACGAAAATCCTAATTGCTCCGCCTTGTCATTTTTCATATACCATGTTGCGGGAATCGCGTATGGCGAACGGATTTCCTCTGTCCCAAGAAGCGCAATTTTGGCACGCTCGCCTGTCTTTTCTTCAATAAGAGAAATAAGGTCTTTTAAAGAAATGACACCATTTGCTGTCGCATTAATCGGTCCTTCCACATAATTATTACCTGCCCACTCTAAAAATCGAGCCGCTTCTGTTGCCTGAATAAAGGACATTTCCGCATCCATGTTCACAAATCCGATCGGTTCTTTATTAATGATGCGCTCAATATGGAAATGCAAACGGCGTGTGTAATCATCTTCTCCCATAACTATCGGGAAACGGACTGCGACTACAGGGAACTCGGCAAACTTATAAAATACCGCCTCTGCCAGGCGTTTACCTTCACCATAAGTAAATTCATGTGTGTCTCCCATGATGATGCCATATGAAGTCGGATCGAAATCTTCTTCCGGATGCGGCTTGCCATCTGCCTCATATACAGCTAGTGTAGATGTGAAAACGAGCTTGCCGATTTTCCCATTGAACAGATTGCACAGCTGTTTTGCTTCGTTTGGCGAATAGCAAATATTATCATACACAATATCAAATGTACGATTTTCCAGAGCTTTCTCGAAAGCCGCTGTATCTTTACGGTCCACTTTAATATGCTCCACCGCATCGCCAAAAGGATTTTCCGACATTCCGCGTGTGACAATTGTTACTTCATGCTTTTGCTCCAATAAAAGTTCAACTAATTTACGGCCAAAAAATCGTGTCCCGCCTAATACTAGGATTTTCTTCATCTACGATCACTCCATTCCAATTAATAAATCTAAATCAATTGTAATTTCCTGTAATTGAATACTTTCTTTATCGTCAATATGCCAGCCCATCGGTGTCATTTCAAGCAGGTTTTGTACTAAATGTACTTCAAGCGGTACTGTATACGTAATTCTTTTTACTTCGGTATTTGCAAAACTTGCTTTAAAGCGCTCTACAGTTTGGGCATTTGTATAGCTTTCCTTATCCGAATCTGCAAACGCCTGTTTACGCAGTTCACTTAAATAATTTTCCTGTGGCACAACTTTTATTACTTTGCCGCCTCGCTTTAATAGACGTTTAAATTCATCGTAATTTGCAGGGGATAAAATATTTAAAATCGCATCAAAAGATTGCTCGTTGAACGGACTATTCGCTAAATCACCGACACACCAAAGCTCTTCGGGGTTATACTTTGCCGCTGCGATGATCCCTTCCTTAGAAATATCGATTCCTACACCAACAGGACGATCAAGCTGTTCGCAAATACGATGTAAATGAGAACCCTCACCACAACCTGTATCCAAAATTACCGGTTGTGCTACATTGATTTCCCGGGCAATCGCCGCTTGTAACCGATCATAAATGCCTGCTTGAATGACCATATGGCGCGAATCGAATAATTCTTTTCCATACATTGATTGGACAGGACGGTTTAACATATAAACATAGCCTTGTTTTGCCACATCAAATGTATGATTCGATAAACAGCTCATTTTTCCTTCATTACTTATCTCTATTTCCTGTTTGCAAATAGGACATGCAAACAATCGGCTATTGAATTGAAACTGCTGAATACTTAACGCTCGTTTTGATAATAGACCCATGATGGATCCTCCTTCATATGTGTTCGCTAGTATCGTACCATAAACTCATTCAAATAAAAAAAGGAAATAGTGGTCACTGCTCCCTTAGCTGGTGAATAAAAAAAAGCAAAGCAGAAAATACTGCTTTGCTCTGTTTACTATTAACTTACCGGCGGTGTAGCGGTTTTTGAACGTAATATTGCCTTTTCCCCGTGCATTAAGGATTCCAATGTCGCGTACAAAGTTTCAATCTCAGTTTCTGATAATCGTTTTCCTTCAAGTGTTGCTGCCCACTCTTTCAATTCCGCGATTTTCAGCACTTCGACATCGGATGATTGAATTTCAATATGCTGGAATGAACAATTATTCGTAAAAACTACCATTGTTTCAAAAAGTGATCCATCTACTTCCGTTAGTCGGTCTTTTAATGCATGGGTTAAACGCTTTGTTTCATGGATTGGGTTATTAAATACTCTTTTTTGATCTTTATGCAATAGCTCCATCCATTCGATGCTCTGTTCCCGTCCGTTAATCCAGCCTGACTTCTCTATCACATTCACTACATAAACCCCTGATTCATGCAGTAAAAGTGCGTCAATTGTTTGTACTTCATTGTGAACAGGAAGTTGCAGATTCACCATTATTTTTTTTGTACCTTGAATATGCTCCAATTCCTTCGTAAGTTGGTAGGAAGTTCGGACACTTTTATTCATGAGGACATTAAAATAGGAATAGCCGGTCAATTGATAAAACGTTGAATTGTCATGAATATATAATTTAAAACTAAAATAACCTATAATCGCAATTAGAACGACCAGAAAAAATAAGGTCATTGCGTTCACTCCTTGCTGCATCATCGCATTTCATTTTATATAATACTTAAAGCCTTTACTAAATTTTCACAGGCTCTTGAGAGTTAGCTTTATGACTGTTTATAATCGGTAAAAGTTGATCCAGCTTTTGTATTTCATAAGTGGGACGAATTGTTGATGGTACTGTATTCAACGGGTTGAGCCAGCATGTATCGATTCCGGCATTAGCGCCCCCGGTAATATCCGCACTGTAAGAATCACCAATAATCATCGCCTTGTTCGGGTCGAAATTCGGAATCCGTTCAAACACATAATCAAAAAATGGCTTCATCGGCTTTTGATAGCCTGTATTTTCCGAAACGAAAACTTGCTTAAAATAGGGTGCCAACCCTGTCACTTGGAGGCGTTTTATCTGGGTCTCCGCCAATCCATTCGATGTAATATATAGTTCGTATTCAGGTGCCAATGTTTGAATCAGCTCCAATGCCCCTTCTACAAAAACTTTACTTTCTGCTAAATAGCCACGGTACTCAGCGTCCAATGCCCGGCCATCCACTTCAACTCCAAAATGCTCGAATGTTTTGCCAAAGCGGTTTTCCATTAAAAAGTTACGAGTAATCAGCCCTTCTTCAAGAGAGCGCCATAAACCTGTATTAATTTCCCGGTAAACTGCTTCGATTTGAGGCGTTAATGGTAGCTGATGTGCTTCAAACAATTTCGGCAAAGCTAATCTTTCTGCCGCTTTAAAATCCAATAATGTATCATCCAAGTCAAATAATAAAAATCGATATTCCTTCATTTGTGTACTCCGTTTCCATTATACTAATATATTACCTTATCATAATCGAATCATAATTTTAACTATTTACACTACTCCTGATTTTCGATAGCATGAGTGTATTGCTCTATGTGAAGAAAGAAGGGTTTTTTTTATGGGATTTGAGTTAGACCCACAACTAGTTATTATTTTAATTTGTTTTGGTTTTTTAGCAGCATTTATCGATTCTGTTGTGGGAGGCGGTGGTCTTATTTCACTGCCTGCATTAATGTTTGCCGGGCTCAGTCCCTCTGCAGCTGTTGCGACAAACAAACTCGCCGGGACAATGGGATCCTTAACGAGTACTATTACCTTTTATCGGTCTGGAAAGCTAGATATTAAATCCGTCATGAAGTATTTTCCGTGGGTTTTTATCAGTTCGATGATCGGGGCTTGGATTGTCCATTTACTTGATCCTAACTTATTGAAACCATTAATGCTGATTATGTTGGCTGCTGTAGCGGTCTATACAATTTTCAAAAAAGATTGGGGCAGTATTTCTGCGGTTAAATCACTGTCAAAGACAAAGTATATTCTATTTTTCTTTGTAATTTCACTGATTGGTTTTTATGATGGTTTTTTAGGTCCTGGTACTGGATCATTCCTGATTTTTGCATTTCTAATGGTCGGCTATGATTTCTTAAAGGCAGCCGGTAATGCAAAACTCCTTAACTTCGGGAGTAATATCGGGGCGCTTTTAATGTTTATCTATTTAGGGCAAATTAATTATACATATGGCTTGATAATGGGGGCCGCTCAGATTGTCGGAGCGATTGTCGGTTCAAGGTTTGCAATTAAGCGTGGAAGCGGCTATGTGCGTGTCCTTTTCATCATCGTCACAATTACATTACTTGCAAAAAATAGCTATGATTTTTTCCTGAAATAAATGTACCGGATGTCCAACTTGAAAATTGGACATCTTTTTTTCATCAAAAAAGCCCCGAAACATGTTCGAGGCTCAGTTCTTATTGCATTTCTTTTGTAGGTCCCATTACTGGCGGTACTGTCAAGCCTGCTTGGCGTAGTAATACAGTCATTTGGCCAACATGATGTGTTTGGTGTGAAATTACTTTGCCGAGTAGTTCGCCGCGCTTCATCATACCGCCAAAAGCAGATACTTCTTCTAAAAGCTGCTCCTCTGTTAATGCTGCCGCTTCTTTTTTATACGCTTCGCGCACCATTTCATACTTCTCCACGATTTCCGCCATTGTCGCTGGCTGTGGCATATCAGGACCCGGTCCCGGAATTTGCAATCCTGCAAAATGGCCGAATGCGCCTGCTACACTTACTAAATGCCATGATAACCATCCTAATGAATTGTGCTCATCTACAATGGCGATATGCATTTTGTCATCTGGAATAGCTTGCATTACTTTCAATGCACCTTTTGATGAGATTGCCCAATCTTTTACAAAATCTTCTGCTACACGATACATTTATAAATCCCCTTTACTACGGTTTGTTTTTATCATACCGAATAAGATCGGATTGCGCTATCAATCAACAGTTAAGATTTTTGATTAAGATAAATAATCCAGCAAGATGCTCCATATCTCAACTTTTTCATCAAAGCTTTTAATATTCTTTCCTGGAATCGGGCTTGTAGATGGCATTTTTTTATACGCCCTTCCGTCCAATACATCGAGTCCAATATGTCTTTTAAAAACATCGAAGCTTTTCCCGCCGTTAAATAGGACGAGCTGTATTTGCGGATATTTTTTAAAGAGCTCCGAAAAGTTATTCGGTACTTCATTTTTTATTGTTGCATCAAGGCTGCCTTCGCGTTCACAGCTTTCGATCGAGTCCCATAGCCCAATATGATGTTTACGAAGAAGTGCAATTTTTTCATTATAGTCTTCCGGAATATCGGTTGCTAGAAGCCTTTCTATAATCGGCCAAAAGTGATTCCGTCGGTTGCCGTAGTATTGCTGCTTTTCCAGTGATTGCTTTCCTGGCATCGAACCAAGGATAAGCACTTTTGTTTTTTCATCCACAATTGGAGGTAATATATTTTGGATAGATTCCATCACAACTTTCACCTTTTCTTTCCAGTCATTTTTATTAATGATAAAAGAACCACATAAATGTATGCGGTTCTTTCACTATAGTATGAATTATTTTTTATATACGATTTTTCCTCCAACAACGGTCAACAATGCATTCGTCTTTAAAATTTCTTCCGTACTGCAGTTCATTAAATCCGTATCAAGTATTGTAAAGTCTGCATCATACCCTTTCCGGATATAGCCGCGTACACCTTCTTTACAGATCGCCTCGGCACTTCCAACTGTGTACATCTTCACTGCCTCAAAACGGGAAAGTTTCTGCTTAGGGTTATAACCTTCATGTGGATCTGTTGGCTTCTTTCGCTCGATGGCTGCATAGATCGTTTCGAATGGACTCATTGCTTCAATCGGCGCATCGGTACCTGCAGCACATATGAAACCTTCATCTATAAACGTTTTCCAAGCATAATGGTGACCAGCGCGGTTTTCACCAAGCTTCTCAGTTACCCATGGATAGTCTGATGTAACAAAGGCCGGCTGCAAATCCAGTATAACCTGCAGTTTCTTCATTCGGAAAAGCTGTTCTTCTGATACGACGCAACAATGAATCAGGCGATCGCGCTTCCCTTCAGCTACAGGATATTTTTCTAAATATTGAAGCACCTGTTCCATAGCACCATCACCGATTATATGAATGGCCACCGCTTCATTATATTTTCGCGCTAATTGAATGAGCGCTTCCATTTGAACATCTGTATGAATGAGCATCCCTTTATTATGTTCTTCATTTGCATATGGAGCCAATAGTGCAGCAGTAGAGCCACCTAACGAACCATCGGCGAAAATTTTCATCGCACCAGGTTCGATAAATGGTTCATTAAATTGCGCATTATTCATAATCATTTCCTCAAATACAGTATGATGACGCAATAAGTTGACGCGGAAATGCTTCCGTTCTCCGACTACGCGCTGATAGGCCGTTAATGGATTCATATAATGACCATAATAGCTCATCTCTTCTGTATGTCCACCAGTTAAACCGTAAGACTGCATATGTTCAATCGCCAGCTGCAAGGACTGCTCCAAGCTTTCAATATAGCTTTCTCCCTCTTGTTTAAATAGTGAAGATACTAGATTTGTTGCCTGTTCGTACAACAATCCGTTTAGCTCACCATTTTCATGTCGTCCTATCTTTCCTCCTGCCGGATCTTCATTACCTATTGTAATCTCCGCTAATTGGAGTGAGGCTGTATTGACTAAGGCAACATGATGGCATACACGATTAAGGAATATCGGGTTTTTAGTTACTGCATCTAATTCTTCTTTTGTTGGGATGCGGCCATCTGTAAATTGATTTTCATTCCAGCCATCCCCAATGAGCCACTGCCCTTCCTGAAGTTGATCTGCAGCGTTTTTCACCAATTGTACAAGCTCTTCACCGCTTGTCGCTACCGTCAAATCAAGGCGCATCAACTTTTCACCGTGACCAATCATATGAAGATGGCTGTCTACAAAGCCCGGGTACATAACTGCACCATGCAAATCGATAATGTCATCCGCATATACTTGTAAATCCTCGAATGTCCCTGTTTCTACGATCTTACCATCGTGTACAAGCACTGCCTGCACGGTCGACCCTTCTTGTTCCATCGTATAGATCGTGCCATTAGTCCATAATTGCTTCATCTTCCGCTATCCCCCGTCTACATCTCAAAATCTTCTCGTTTATAGGGTAATCCTATATTCATATGATCCAGGATTGGTTCGTCCGATCCTTTATATAGAAATGTCACTTCCTGTAATTCAGGTAAATTTTCAAAATAAGAACGCGCTAACGTTTCTACAAACATATTGGCACCTGCAGAACCTTGAATCGTGTATATGTCGTCACCTAAATTAAGCATCAAGCTTTTATCTTCGTTTTCCATCGTATAATCCAGCAGCTCTACATCATGTTCATT
This genomic window contains:
- a CDS encoding lysophospholipid acyltransferase family protein, which produces MYKFIARVVYGILGVNGSKAKVYGKENIPKEGGFVVACTHNGYIDILNLGISMLPKEVHFMAKKQLFDVKGLGWLITRLNAFPVDRDNPGPSVIKIPRQLIKEGKVVGIFPSGTRSSENSELKAGAVTIAQLAKTEILPAAYIGPKDAKGVFKRQKGYLIYGKPFTVGAGKEGREQSVQFLEDELNRLTAHLKEMHPEIK
- a CDS encoding YebC/PmpR family DNA-binding transcriptional regulator: MGRKWNNIKDKKAGKDAANSRIYAKFGREIYVAAKSGEPNPESNRALKTVLERAKTYSVPKHIIEKAIDKAKGGGDEQFDELRYEGFGVAGTMVIVDALTNNVNRTASEVRAAFGKNGGNMGVSGSAAHMFQNTAVFGIEGKSEDEILEILMEADLDMRDIMDEEGTIIVYVEPEQFHATQEAFKEAGIEEFTVAELTMLPMTDVALAGDDLVKFEKMIDALEDLEDVQRVYHNADLGE
- a CDS encoding NAD-dependent epimerase/dehydratase family protein; this encodes MKKILVLGGTRFFGRKLVELLLEQKHEVTIVTRGMSENPFGDAVEHIKVDRKDTAAFEKALENRTFDIVYDNICYSPNEAKQLCNLFNGKIGKLVFTSTLAVYEADGKPHPEEDFDPTSYGIIMGDTHEFTYGEGKRLAEAVFYKFAEFPVVAVRFPIVMGEDDYTRRLHFHIERIINKEPIGFVNMDAEMSFIQATEAARFLEWAGNNYVEGPINATANGVISLKDLISLIEEKTGERAKIALLGTEEIRSPYAIPATWYMKNDKAEQLGFSFSQLEDWLTPLIEQIAGTTVKQQ
- a CDS encoding methyl-accepting chemotaxis protein, whose product is MKRMDKLGSRIILMIGIIFSIILLLTVIMLQFNSARSVQSSVKERTIEVASNILNYIDVEKYEQLIEEPEENATYWELREQLNELREYNGVMYAYTYFVPEENGEVTFLVDGMPADDTENAGVLGDPSSSTKYEHIERVIEDGRFATDLLSSDFGEYITGIVPVENDAGETIAYLGVDIDASYVASLTKNVAKEIVPIIALIFIIIFIVALLGIYTYIRRALSPLQTLNKAAENLASGDIVESQAILDKLNFKTNNEITAFAKNFQSSLVELSATFKVLKERTDGLGEVVDLIETSTERVNTSNEKMVENITTISHSGSLQQVSNNEVNAAMNEMAIGIQKLADTFNEIAEISSDMTNLVEDGAQSSVKVVYQIQGVEKSVENTATLVKEMGENFHSIKEMVTVITNISDQTNLLALNAAIEAARAGEAGKGFAVVADEVKKLAEMSRTSAEEISGHLQKFSHITDRLLVEIDMTTTDVKEGTMAVGEIGQRLDKILNSVLNVNNRIQDDSAVVEQMSAGAEQILASTEEMSRLVNDTSDYAKHLAHASDEQTLVVDDLTKAVQELDSHSQQVVLEMDKFKI
- the ypfJ gene encoding KPN_02809 family neutral zinc metallopeptidase; its protein translation is MDVKGRRKSSNVEDRRGMSAGKIGGGLGGVGIIIAIIFTLLNGGDAGDVVSEVSKSITQNGATSENYEPTAEEEELAEFVSVVLADTEDIWQQLFADNGLTYENPTLVLFTDSVSSGCGMQSAAVGPFYCPADYKLYIDLSFYKELKNRFDAPGDFAMAYVVAHEVGHHVQTLLGTSEQVHALNGKVSQAEYNEAVKRLELQADYYSGVWAHHVQDKGYLEEGDFEEALTAANAIGDDTLQMEAQGYVVPESFTHGTSEQRMRWFKKGYNAGTLQGGDTFSLEASQL
- a CDS encoding low molecular weight protein-tyrosine-phosphatase encodes the protein MKQILFVCLGNICRSPMAEAVMRDLIAKRGLTDKIAVDSAGTSNYHIGEPPHKGTTAKLQEYGIVTTGMLARQLCTSDLDSFDYIVCMDESNVKNTMEMLRAEADAKVFRFLDLTTHKKDVPDPWYTGDFQETYDLCLEGCEALLEKIEADL
- a CDS encoding DinB family protein; the encoded protein is MYRVAEDFVKDWAISSKGALKVMQAIPDDKMHIAIVDEHNSLGWLSWHLVSVAGAFGHFAGLQIPGPGPDMPQPATMAEIVEKYEMVREAYKKEAAALTEEQLLEEVSAFGGMMKRGELLGKVISHQTHHVGQMTVLLRQAGLTVPPVMGPTKEMQ
- a CDS encoding putative RNA methyltransferase is translated as MGLLSKRALSIQQFQFNSRLFACPICKQEIEISNEGKMSCLSNHTFDVAKQGYVYMLNRPVQSMYGKELFDSRHMVIQAGIYDRLQAAIAREINVAQPVILDTGCGEGSHLHRICEQLDRPVGVGIDISKEGIIAAAKYNPEELWCVGDLANSPFNEQSFDAILNILSPANYDEFKRLLKRGGKVIKVVPQENYLSELRKQAFADSDKESYTNAQTVERFKASFANTEVKRITYTVPLEVHLVQNLLEMTPMGWHIDDKESIQLQEITIDLDLLIGME
- a CDS encoding nuclease-related domain-containing protein codes for the protein MTLFFLVVLIAIIGYFSFKLYIHDNSTFYQLTGYSYFNVLMNKSVRTSYQLTKELEHIQGTKKIMVNLQLPVHNEVQTIDALLLHESGVYVVNVIEKSGWINGREQSIEWMELLHKDQKRVFNNPIHETKRLTHALKDRLTEVDGSLFETMVVFTNNCSFQHIEIQSSDVEVLKIAELKEWAATLEGKRLSETEIETLYATLESLMHGEKAILRSKTATPPVS
- a CDS encoding TSUP family transporter — translated: MGFELDPQLVIILICFGFLAAFIDSVVGGGGLISLPALMFAGLSPSAAVATNKLAGTMGSLTSTITFYRSGKLDIKSVMKYFPWVFISSMIGAWIVHLLDPNLLKPLMLIMLAAVAVYTIFKKDWGSISAVKSLSKTKYILFFFVISLIGFYDGFLGPGTGSFLIFAFLMVGYDFLKAAGNAKLLNFGSNIGALLMFIYLGQINYTYGLIMGAAQIVGAIVGSRFAIKRGSGYVRVLFIIVTITLLAKNSYDFFLK
- a CDS encoding YjjG family noncanonical pyrimidine nucleotidase — protein: MKEYRFLLFDLDDTLLDFKAAERLALPKLFEAHQLPLTPQIEAVYREINTGLWRSLEEGLITRNFLMENRFGKTFEHFGVEVDGRALDAEYRGYLAESKVFVEGALELIQTLAPEYELYITSNGLAETQIKRLQVTGLAPYFKQVFVSENTGYQKPMKPFFDYVFERIPNFDPNKAMIIGDSYSADITGGANAGIDTCWLNPLNTVPSTIRPTYEIQKLDQLLPIINSHKANSQEPVKI